A region from the Chthoniobacterales bacterium genome encodes:
- a CDS encoding cytochrome c, translated as MKHDIFLKIGLPITLAAVSLLSLFGGEPAVKDLQETAGPDAAKLWAQNCQQCHNLRPATSMSDTQLRLVVHHMRLRAHITGEEQRAILSFLQEAN; from the coding sequence ATGAAACACGACATTTTCCTCAAAATCGGCCTTCCGATCACGCTCGCAGCCGTTTCTCTTCTCTCACTTTTCGGTGGCGAACCCGCAGTCAAGGACCTCCAGGAAACCGCCGGTCCCGATGCCGCCAAACTCTGGGCGCAAAACTGCCAGCAATGCCACAACCTGCGCCCGGCGACTTCCATGAGCGACACGCAGCTTCGGCTGGTAGTTCATCACATGCGTTTGCGCGCCCACATTACTGGCGAGGAGCAACGCGCCATTCTCAGCTTCCTTCAGGAGGCCAACTGA
- a CDS encoding DUF2231 domain-containing protein: MQELWHFLGQFHPAIVHFPVALLLVAALAEMGYILWRKPFLEHAVSLNLHLSAASAIGAAVLGWALATVTGIEPELRSTLFWHRWLGTSSAVLAVAALALWHYHRAQMTKRRLWTFRGVLFAGAISVSLAGHLGGLLVYGLDFYHFSLK; encoded by the coding sequence TTGCAAGAACTCTGGCATTTTCTGGGTCAATTTCACCCCGCCATCGTGCATTTTCCGGTGGCCCTGTTACTGGTCGCGGCCTTGGCGGAAATGGGTTACATCCTTTGGCGCAAACCCTTTCTGGAGCACGCCGTCTCGCTGAATTTGCATCTGTCCGCCGCCTCGGCCATCGGTGCCGCTGTCCTCGGATGGGCTTTGGCGACAGTCACTGGCATCGAACCAGAATTGAGAAGCACCCTTTTCTGGCATCGCTGGCTGGGAACCAGTTCCGCCGTGCTGGCGGTCGCGGCCCTCGCGCTCTGGCATTATCATCGGGCCCAGATGACGAAACGGCGGCTCTGGACATTTCGCGGAGTGCTCTTTGCCGGGGCGATCAGCGTTTCGCTGGCCGGTCACCTCGGCGGGCTGCTGGTTTACGGCCTCGACTTTTATCATTTCAGTTTGAAATAA
- a CDS encoding response regulator transcription factor: MRLLIADDEKKIARFLRKRFVEEGFSVDVVHTGNLALEHLTSIPYDAAILDIMMPDRDGLSVLRSLRESKNTTPILLLSARGETAERIEGLNLGADDYLAKPFSMDELVARLRALLRRSSGETLSFYKIADLAIHLAQRKVLRGERKIELTPREFAVLEFLARSPGRVITRTQICEKVWDYHFDPGTNLVDVYIQRLRRKIDDGESVPLIHTVRGVGYLIQADKP, encoded by the coding sequence ATGCGCCTTCTGATTGCTGATGATGAGAAAAAGATCGCGCGATTTCTCCGCAAGCGGTTCGTTGAGGAGGGTTTTTCGGTCGATGTCGTGCATACCGGCAATCTGGCGCTGGAGCATTTGACTTCGATTCCCTACGACGCCGCTATTCTCGATATCATGATGCCGGATCGCGACGGCCTGAGCGTTCTGCGGTCCTTGCGAGAAAGCAAAAACACCACTCCGATCCTGCTGCTCTCCGCCCGTGGCGAGACTGCTGAGCGCATCGAGGGGCTGAACCTCGGAGCGGATGACTATCTGGCCAAACCCTTTTCCATGGATGAGCTCGTCGCCCGACTCCGCGCCCTCCTGCGGCGATCTTCCGGGGAAACGCTCTCGTTCTACAAAATCGCCGATCTCGCCATCCATCTCGCCCAGCGCAAAGTCCTTCGCGGCGAACGCAAAATCGAGTTGACGCCCCGCGAGTTTGCCGTGCTTGAATTTCTCGCGCGTTCGCCGGGCCGGGTCATCACGCGCACCCAGATTTGTGAAAAAGTGTGGGACTACCATTTCGACCCCGGAACCAATCTCGTCGATGTCTATATTCAGCGTCTGCGCCGGAAGATCGACGATGGCGAATCGGTGCCGCTCATCCACACCGTTCGCGGCGTTGGCTACCTGATCCAGGCCGACAAACCGTGA
- a CDS encoding ATP-binding protein produces MKSLTLRAKLTFWAAFTFGLVLSAFGVGVSLHIYYEILSSLHDDLHDESIAFFQTLDKHPGPINWDDPRIVRNDLRDVPMFHPFEVCDLEGKPLFRSLGMGRMSLATVSNAPGYHPWHDQGRKYVIGVFAGKDILLRIVGDVDNVDEIGFDLVSSFLFAGPVMLLLGGFGSWLLLRRAFRPVEQIVSAAERITTQNLHERLPASGTTDEIGRLTGVVNSMIERMEIGFQQATRFSADASHELRTPLTILRNDLEHHLNLSQRDPEIQAQLVEYLEQITRLSVIIDKLLLLSRADVGHLVIQSSGFDFCELLNGNIEDIEILGSSQFLTVETHLPEWLPVVGDPDLLRQMLLNLLENAVKYNQPHGLIRVSLTADNHTLELRIANSGPIIPIGQAAFLFQRFYRAGNRGSERGHGLGLSICREIARAHGGDISFSPDTTPLNEFVLRLPLQCPRGGAVSRS; encoded by the coding sequence GTGAAAAGCCTCACGCTGCGAGCCAAGCTCACCTTCTGGGCAGCCTTCACTTTCGGGCTCGTCCTGAGCGCCTTCGGAGTGGGAGTCTCGCTGCACATTTACTACGAGATTCTCTCGTCGCTGCATGATGATTTGCATGATGAATCCATTGCGTTTTTTCAAACCTTGGACAAACACCCCGGCCCCATCAATTGGGACGATCCGCGCATCGTGCGCAACGATCTGCGCGACGTGCCGATGTTCCATCCCTTCGAGGTCTGCGATCTCGAGGGGAAGCCGTTGTTTCGCTCGCTCGGCATGGGGCGAATGTCGCTCGCCACCGTTTCCAACGCGCCTGGTTACCACCCCTGGCACGACCAGGGACGCAAGTATGTGATCGGTGTTTTTGCGGGAAAAGACATCCTTCTGCGCATCGTGGGCGACGTCGATAATGTGGACGAAATCGGCTTCGATCTCGTCTCCAGCTTCCTTTTCGCCGGCCCCGTCATGCTCCTTCTGGGTGGCTTTGGGAGTTGGCTGCTTTTGCGGCGCGCATTTCGTCCGGTGGAACAAATCGTCTCGGCGGCGGAACGCATCACCACGCAAAACCTCCACGAACGTCTCCCCGCCAGTGGCACGACCGATGAGATCGGGCGATTGACCGGCGTCGTGAACAGCATGATCGAGCGAATGGAGATCGGTTTCCAGCAGGCCACTCGCTTTTCTGCCGATGCCTCGCACGAATTACGCACACCGCTCACCATCTTGCGCAACGACCTCGAGCACCATCTCAACCTGAGCCAGCGCGATCCCGAGATTCAGGCGCAACTCGTGGAATATCTCGAGCAAATCACCCGTCTTTCCGTAATCATCGACAAACTGCTCCTGCTCTCCCGGGCCGATGTGGGTCATTTGGTCATCCAGTCGTCGGGATTTGATTTTTGCGAATTACTCAACGGCAATATCGAAGACATCGAAATCCTCGGCAGCAGCCAGTTCCTCACCGTGGAAACCCATTTGCCAGAATGGCTGCCTGTGGTCGGCGACCCCGATCTGCTGCGTCAAATGCTCCTCAACCTGCTGGAAAATGCCGTTAAATATAACCAGCCGCACGGCTTGATCCGTGTTTCCCTCACCGCAGACAACCACACCCTCGAACTCCGCATCGCCAACAGCGGCCCTATCATCCCCATTGGGCAGGCGGCATTCCTTTTCCAGCGTTTCTATCGGGCTGGCAACCGGGGCAGCGAGCGCGGCCATGGCCTTGGACTCAGTATTTGTCGGGAAATCGCGAGGGCGCACGGGGGCGATATTTCCTTTTCCCCAGACACGACGCCACTCAATGAGTTTGTCTTGCGACTGCCTTTGCAATGTCCCCGTGGCGGCGCAGTCAGCCGGAGTTAG
- a CDS encoding HU family DNA-binding protein, whose amino-acid sequence MANLTKRDIVVKISNETGVVQHQVFEIVQKTLDLITETLASGDDVELRNFGIFEVRLTKARIGRNPNQPGSKYDIPSRATVKFKAGKIMRDRVATLSGSMKRAEAAAETPI is encoded by the coding sequence ATGGCCAATCTAACCAAGCGGGACATAGTGGTAAAAATCAGCAACGAGACCGGAGTTGTGCAGCATCAGGTCTTCGAAATTGTGCAAAAAACCCTCGATCTGATCACGGAAACGCTGGCCAGCGGGGACGATGTGGAGTTGCGGAACTTCGGCATTTTTGAAGTGCGACTAACCAAGGCCAGAATAGGACGCAACCCAAACCAGCCCGGGAGTAAATACGATATTCCCTCGCGTGCCACGGTAAAGTTCAAGGCAGGAAAAATTATGCGCGACCGCGTGGCGACGCTTTCCGGCAGCATGAAACGCGCGGAAGCCGCCGCCGAGACTCCGATCTAA
- the rnhC gene encoding ribonuclease HIII, translating to MSLTTHTAALTTKQAAKLRELLKSDGFEFVEKPYTLYAASKGKLNVAVYEKGPKVVLQGKDTEEFLTFRLEPEILGEAKFGYEEELNPEMYAPHFGIDESGKGDFFGPLVIAGVYVDRNLAHAYKTAGVQDSKRITSDASIRKLAKIIRETPGASFNVIRLAPERYNEMYESFSKQRKSLNHLLAWGHAAVISNLVEMQPDCPRALSDQFANPKLIQQALKDRAQTIVIDQRTKAESDIAVAAASILARDAFIDWMDRAGKKLGLLTLPRGASSMVRSLAEKLVAERGPEFLLLSAKTHFKTAHEIAPESYRLRTKPYFNRKNNSSQL from the coding sequence ATGTCCCTCACCACCCATACCGCCGCGCTGACGACCAAACAGGCCGCGAAGCTGAGGGAATTATTGAAGTCGGATGGGTTTGAGTTTGTGGAAAAACCCTACACGCTCTACGCCGCGAGCAAGGGCAAGCTGAATGTGGCGGTATATGAGAAAGGGCCGAAAGTCGTTTTGCAGGGGAAAGACACGGAGGAATTTCTGACGTTTCGGCTGGAGCCGGAGATTCTGGGCGAGGCGAAATTTGGCTATGAGGAGGAGCTGAACCCCGAGATGTATGCGCCGCATTTCGGGATCGACGAAAGCGGGAAAGGGGACTTCTTTGGCCCGCTCGTCATCGCCGGCGTCTATGTGGATCGCAATCTGGCACACGCTTACAAGACGGCGGGCGTGCAGGACAGCAAACGGATTACGAGCGACGCCAGCATTCGCAAATTGGCGAAGATCATTCGCGAAACGCCGGGGGCGAGTTTCAATGTCATCCGGCTCGCGCCCGAGCGTTACAACGAGATGTACGAGTCCTTTTCCAAGCAGCGGAAAAGCCTCAACCACCTGCTCGCCTGGGGCCACGCGGCGGTCATTTCCAACCTCGTTGAAATGCAACCCGACTGTCCGCGAGCGCTTTCGGATCAATTTGCCAATCCCAAGCTCATCCAGCAGGCGCTGAAGGATCGAGCGCAAACCATCGTGATCGACCAGCGAACGAAGGCCGAGTCCGATATCGCTGTGGCAGCAGCTTCGATTCTGGCTCGCGACGCCTTCATTGACTGGATGGATCGCGCCGGAAAGAAACTCGGGCTTCTGACTTTGCCACGCGGGGCTTCGTCCATGGTGCGTTCGCTGGCGGAAAAGCTCGTCGCCGAACGCGGCCCGGAATTTCTCCTGCTCTCGGCGAAAACGCACTTCAAGACGGCCCACGAGATCGCGCCGGAGTCGTATCGTTTGCGGACGAAGCCGTATTTCAATAGAAAAAATAACTCATCGCAATTGTGA
- the mutY gene encoding A/G-specific adenine glycosylase yields the protein MAALFPETFYQQLRDWFRLNARQLPWRGASDPYAIMVSEFMLQQTQVATVIPYFNRWMARFPTVQSLAAASEQDVLSHWQGLGYYSRAKNLHRTSIQIAEGLGRFPDNLADMKKLPGMGDYTAGAILTFSGNARVPIVDANIARVLARLFNFQQPIDSADGRAKIWAYAAQLLPKENVGEFNAALMELGALVCTPRPKCDSCPVINHCRAIQTGDPMRLPVKSPKAATTQKVERALFLSNGELIALVQRTQNPWENMWVLPPMTHEPDVLEMPLVSHKYGITRYRVTLEIYPAKSTSAEVRWCNPMELESLPIPSPHRRVLEALLLPVR from the coding sequence GTGGCCGCGTTATTTCCCGAAACCTTTTACCAGCAACTCCGCGACTGGTTTCGTCTGAATGCCCGCCAACTCCCCTGGCGCGGCGCGTCCGATCCGTATGCCATCATGGTCTCGGAATTCATGCTCCAGCAGACACAGGTCGCCACAGTCATACCGTATTTCAACCGCTGGATGGCCCGTTTTCCCACGGTGCAAAGTCTTGCTGCGGCCAGCGAACAAGATGTGCTCAGCCATTGGCAGGGGCTCGGATATTATTCGCGCGCGAAAAATTTACATCGGACTTCCATTCAAATCGCTGAAGGTCTGGGGCGTTTTCCCGACAATCTCGCCGACATGAAAAAACTCCCCGGCATGGGCGATTACACGGCGGGCGCGATCCTTACTTTTTCGGGAAATGCTCGCGTCCCCATCGTTGATGCGAACATCGCCCGCGTTCTCGCCCGGCTTTTCAATTTCCAACAACCGATCGATTCCGCCGACGGGCGCGCCAAGATCTGGGCTTACGCCGCGCAATTGTTGCCCAAGGAAAACGTGGGCGAGTTCAATGCCGCTCTGATGGAACTCGGCGCTCTCGTTTGCACGCCACGACCGAAGTGCGACTCGTGCCCGGTGATCAACCATTGCCGCGCCATCCAGACCGGCGACCCCATGCGACTTCCAGTGAAATCACCGAAAGCCGCCACCACGCAAAAAGTCGAGCGCGCCCTGTTTCTCAGCAACGGCGAACTTATCGCCCTCGTTCAGCGCACACAAAATCCGTGGGAAAACATGTGGGTTCTCCCGCCGATGACACATGAGCCCGATGTGCTCGAAATGCCCCTTGTCTCGCATAAATACGGCATCACGCGCTACCGGGTGACCCTCGAAATTTACCCCGCGAAGTCCACCTCTGCCGAGGTCCGCTGGTGCAATCCGATGGAACTCGAGTCACTCCCAATCCCATCCCCGCATCGCCGTGTGCTGGAAGCGCTTCTGCTACCGGTTCGTTAA
- a CDS encoding peptidoglycan-binding domain-containing protein, giving the protein MKKLTLPLLAAVCMAAVLTPVSASAKDKDKHKKHHDDDRRVESVDRNGHSDGYRDAHSGDRNYSVSRSSNVRVVTRQIREDDGRDYRSYRSGRDDRAYSYRERYPRRVIVYQNRPYGYNYYDLQVVLRREGYYRGPLDGDWGPGSRSALIRYQRDHGWRDDGEVDGRLIVNFNLGY; this is encoded by the coding sequence ATGAAAAAACTCACCCTCCCCTTACTGGCGGCTGTCTGCATGGCGGCCGTTCTCACCCCTGTCTCCGCTTCTGCGAAAGACAAGGACAAGCACAAGAAGCATCACGACGATGACCGCCGGGTCGAATCCGTCGATCGCAACGGCCACAGCGATGGCTATCGCGATGCCCACAGCGGCGACCGCAATTACAGCGTCAGCCGCAGCTCGAATGTCCGGGTCGTGACCCGCCAGATTCGCGAGGATGATGGGCGCGATTATCGTTCCTACCGCTCGGGCCGCGATGACCGGGCTTACAGCTACCGCGAGCGTTATCCTCGGCGTGTGATCGTTTATCAGAATCGTCCCTACGGCTATAATTACTACGATCTCCAAGTCGTGCTGCGGCGCGAGGGTTACTATCGCGGTCCGCTCGACGGCGACTGGGGTCCCGGCAGCCGGTCCGCGCTCATCCGCTACCAACGCGACCACGGCTGGCGCGATGACGGCGAAGTCGATGGCCGTCTGATTGTTAATTTCAATCTCGGTTACTAA
- a CDS encoding S8 family peptidase has product MRKLPLLLGLLLPLVGFGQTASPLPAEISAADHGQTKSYIIAADEIARQQEDGRFQVQPENVAKAVKDKIIASDTRLVLYPAKGPRNEATRRLLTEKIMVQLQPGTDVAALANRLGITKWEPAAALPEHYIFSTTSANASLKTLAPLRAEAGVVSAEYLLARMQKRRGRPNDPLFSQQWHLYNTGQHGGLRGIDAGVVGIWGSFSGSGIRGRGVLIGIVDDGVQFTHPDIKPNYDTTRDYDWNDSTHYDARPSQYNGDFHGTSVAGVAAARGGNRTGVCGVAPQARLTGLRLIADYVDDNTEAQAFLYRSSQIAIKNNSWGPDDDGQTMEAPGPIATQALEDATNSGRGGLGTIFVWAAGNGREEGDNSNYDGYANSIHTIAVTAISNRGRATYYAEGGANILIGAPSDNYTSSGIVTTDLTGSNGYNYSGARGELSDRNYTKTFGGTSSAAPVISGVAALMLQRNPRLGWRDVQEILIRTARQNDAGNPGWITNGAGFHFNQDYGAGLVSGGGAVRLAANWTNLGPQTEQSQSNSIPQSIPDGSGSVTRPFVFTTEQRVEHVTVKLDITHPSRGQLRIRLTSPAGTVSELASPHGDGNNDIDWTYMTVRNWGESAVGTWTLTIEDLTAGSSGTLNNATVTLFGTDAPLAN; this is encoded by the coding sequence ATGCGAAAACTGCCGCTTCTCCTCGGGCTCCTGCTTCCTCTCGTCGGCTTCGGGCAGACCGCCAGTCCGCTCCCGGCTGAAATCTCCGCCGCCGATCACGGCCAGACGAAATCCTACATCATCGCTGCCGACGAAATTGCGCGGCAACAGGAGGACGGACGTTTCCAGGTGCAGCCAGAGAACGTCGCCAAGGCCGTCAAAGACAAAATCATCGCGTCCGACACGCGGCTGGTTTTGTATCCGGCAAAGGGTCCGCGCAACGAGGCGACCCGGCGTTTGCTCACGGAGAAAATCATGGTTCAGCTCCAGCCCGGAACCGATGTCGCCGCGCTCGCCAACCGGCTGGGAATCACGAAATGGGAACCCGCGGCTGCGTTGCCGGAGCATTACATTTTCTCGACCACGTCGGCCAATGCGTCCTTGAAAACACTCGCGCCGCTCCGTGCCGAGGCGGGCGTCGTTTCCGCGGAATACCTTCTGGCTCGAATGCAAAAACGGCGCGGACGTCCGAACGATCCGCTCTTTAGCCAGCAATGGCATCTCTACAATACCGGCCAGCACGGAGGTTTGCGCGGGATCGATGCCGGCGTCGTCGGCATCTGGGGCAGCTTTTCCGGGTCCGGCATCCGGGGCAGGGGAGTGCTCATCGGCATCGTCGATGACGGCGTGCAATTTACCCATCCCGACATCAAGCCAAACTACGACACCACACGCGACTACGATTGGAATGACAGCACGCATTACGATGCGAGGCCGAGCCAGTACAATGGAGATTTTCACGGCACGAGCGTGGCCGGAGTCGCGGCTGCGCGCGGGGGAAATCGCACCGGCGTCTGCGGTGTCGCGCCACAGGCACGTCTGACGGGATTGCGTCTGATCGCCGATTACGTAGACGACAACACGGAGGCGCAGGCGTTTCTCTATCGCTCATCGCAGATCGCGATCAAAAACAATAGCTGGGGCCCCGATGACGATGGACAAACCATGGAAGCCCCGGGCCCGATCGCGACCCAGGCTCTGGAGGACGCGACGAATTCCGGACGTGGCGGGCTGGGGACGATTTTCGTGTGGGCCGCAGGCAACGGACGCGAGGAAGGCGACAATTCCAACTACGACGGTTACGCAAATTCGATTCACACGATTGCCGTGACGGCGATCAGCAATCGCGGACGCGCGACCTATTACGCCGAGGGAGGCGCGAACATTTTGATCGGCGCGCCGAGCGACAATTACACCAGCAGTGGCATCGTCACGACCGATCTCACCGGCTCGAATGGCTACAATTATTCCGGCGCGCGCGGGGAACTTTCGGATCGCAATTACACGAAAACCTTCGGCGGTACGTCGTCTGCGGCACCGGTTATTTCCGGGGTTGCGGCGCTCATGCTCCAGCGCAATCCGCGTCTCGGCTGGCGCGACGTGCAGGAAATTCTCATCCGCACCGCCCGCCAAAACGATGCGGGCAATCCCGGCTGGATTACCAACGGAGCCGGGTTCCATTTCAATCAGGATTACGGCGCGGGCTTGGTGAGCGGCGGCGGCGCGGTCCGGCTCGCGGCGAACTGGACGAATCTCGGCCCGCAGACCGAGCAATCGCAATCCAACTCGATTCCGCAGAGCATTCCCGATGGCTCGGGATCGGTGACGAGGCCGTTCGTTTTCACGACTGAGCAACGCGTCGAGCATGTGACGGTGAAGCTCGACATTACGCATCCCAGCCGGGGTCAGCTTCGCATTCGACTCACCTCGCCAGCGGGCACGGTGAGCGAACTCGCCAGTCCGCATGGCGACGGGAATAACGACATCGACTGGACTTACATGACAGTGCGCAACTGGGGCGAAAGCGCCGTCGGCACCTGGACGTTGACCATCGAGGATCTCACCGCAGGCAGCAGCGGGACTTTGAATAACGCGACCGTTACGCTCTTTGGAACGGACGCGCCTCTGGCCAATTAA
- a CDS encoding DUF6600 domain-containing protein: protein MKTPTPSRIPLVIASCVAMALAACDQKSASTDPAKERQLQDMQTKLDQLSAQSTELNRQLADRDAADAESKREQLKKEQADLDNQRVALESERNALASNQKKPVYVRTESTTTDDAPEPVYQGKPATYEVFYDKLQDDGDWIESDDYGYIWQPRVSRDNRRWRPYTDGRWVETDRGWTWESNERFGWATYHYGRWVNLADTGWCWVPGDEWAPAWVSWRSSDSYVGWAPLPPEARLQRGGSITASVDVGYDTGPEFYTFVDTQDFGEETYVGRVVEPERNVTIINQTVNVTNITYSETNIYNYGPDVEVMRRHSRRPIQRYELELNRDPRFDRDSARPQARGDRLSIVAPLFAAASQRGGNNDVRPARVERKVAKVERDNGWRGVRPEQREAVKADLQKQADRQVQTQQADRERQRSLKARNDARQAQREQSAAVATPAANPTPANSSERTQPTPTVAPRATPERSPNAQTKARREAMQRRQAEQQAVQATPTATPERSATPDATSQRPEPSATPVERPTPLVMPKPDRSTTPTRPDVTPSRPEQANRPPINEQQKARREAAQATSPVEATPTRPLPTPFVRPSAPADVPETTRPQRQPQAQQAEPDTSRQQAAAQAAREQQQRNAQAQALRERRQAAQQQAAPVEREVARPRQPDTSTDPAPAARRQQQPDTQRERAARPERPAQRQPKVTRGNPAEATESPTPQ from the coding sequence ATGAAAACTCCCACCCCATCCCGCATTCCCTTGGTCATCGCCAGTTGCGTCGCCATGGCACTCGCTGCCTGCGATCAAAAATCTGCCAGCACCGATCCGGCGAAGGAGCGCCAGTTGCAAGACATGCAGACCAAACTCGACCAGCTCAGCGCCCAATCTACGGAGTTGAATCGCCAGTTGGCCGACCGTGATGCCGCCGACGCTGAGTCGAAGCGCGAGCAGTTAAAAAAGGAGCAGGCCGACCTCGACAACCAGCGCGTCGCATTGGAGTCCGAGCGTAATGCGCTGGCGTCGAACCAGAAAAAGCCCGTCTATGTTCGCACGGAATCGACCACCACCGATGACGCCCCGGAGCCGGTTTATCAGGGAAAACCAGCCACTTACGAAGTCTTCTACGACAAGCTGCAAGACGACGGCGACTGGATCGAGTCCGATGATTATGGCTACATCTGGCAGCCTCGCGTGAGTCGCGACAATCGCCGCTGGCGTCCTTACACGGATGGCCGTTGGGTCGAGACAGATCGCGGCTGGACGTGGGAATCGAACGAGCGTTTCGGCTGGGCGACCTACCACTATGGACGCTGGGTGAATCTGGCGGACACCGGCTGGTGCTGGGTGCCCGGTGACGAATGGGCGCCGGCCTGGGTATCCTGGCGGTCGAGCGATAGTTATGTCGGCTGGGCGCCATTGCCTCCCGAGGCTCGCCTCCAGCGCGGCGGCAGCATCACTGCATCGGTCGATGTGGGCTACGACACGGGTCCGGAGTTTTATACTTTTGTGGACACCCAGGATTTCGGTGAAGAAACTTACGTGGGCCGCGTGGTCGAGCCGGAGCGGAATGTGACGATTATCAACCAGACCGTTAACGTGACGAACATCACCTACTCCGAGACGAATATTTACAATTACGGACCCGACGTGGAAGTCATGCGCCGTCACAGCCGCCGTCCTATTCAACGCTATGAGTTGGAGTTGAATCGTGATCCGAGATTTGATCGCGACTCGGCCCGTCCGCAGGCTCGCGGGGATCGTCTCAGCATTGTCGCGCCTCTTTTTGCGGCAGCTAGCCAGCGCGGTGGAAATAACGATGTGCGTCCGGCGCGGGTGGAGCGGAAAGTGGCCAAAGTCGAGCGCGACAACGGCTGGCGCGGAGTGCGTCCTGAGCAGCGCGAGGCGGTAAAAGCGGATTTGCAAAAACAAGCCGATCGTCAAGTGCAAACGCAGCAGGCCGATCGCGAACGCCAGCGTTCACTAAAAGCCCGGAACGACGCTCGCCAGGCACAACGCGAGCAGTCCGCCGCAGTCGCCACCCCAGCAGCAAATCCAACTCCAGCGAACTCATCGGAGCGGACGCAGCCAACTCCCACCGTCGCGCCGCGAGCCACTCCAGAACGTTCTCCGAATGCCCAAACCAAGGCGCGTCGTGAGGCCATGCAACGGCGTCAGGCCGAACAACAAGCCGTACAAGCGACGCCCACGGCGACTCCAGAAAGAAGCGCCACTCCCGATGCGACCTCGCAGCGGCCAGAGCCGAGTGCAACTCCCGTGGAGCGGCCCACGCCGTTGGTCATGCCGAAGCCAGATAGGAGCACTACACCCACCCGCCCGGACGTGACGCCAAGTCGTCCCGAACAGGCCAATCGTCCGCCAATAAACGAACAGCAGAAAGCGCGTCGTGAGGCGGCCCAAGCCACATCGCCCGTCGAGGCAACTCCGACTCGTCCCTTGCCGACACCGTTTGTCCGGCCCAGCGCGCCGGCCGATGTTCCAGAAACCACTCGTCCGCAGCGTCAGCCTCAAGCGCAACAAGCTGAGCCCGACACCAGCCGCCAGCAAGCTGCCGCCCAAGCCGCGCGTGAGCAGCAACAACGAAACGCCCAGGCTCAGGCATTGCGCGAGCGCAGACAGGCCGCGCAGCAGCAAGCCGCGCCTGTCGAACGTGAAGTCGCCCGGCCACGGCAGCCCGACACCTCCACAGACCCTGCGCCAGCGGCCCGCCGCCAGCAGCAGCCCGACACGCAGCGTGAGCGTGCCGCCCGACCCGAGCGTCCCGCCCAGCGCCAGCCCAAAGTCACCCGTGGCAATCCAGCGGAAGCCACCGAGTCGCCGACTCCGCAGTGA
- the trmD gene encoding tRNA (guanosine(37)-N1)-methyltransferase TrmD, protein MKPLHIDLLTLFPGICTGPMTQSMMKRAQEKGLFTFQAHDIREWTTDKHRLTDDAPFGGGEGMVMKPEPIFAAVEQLRQASSKVILMTPSGTPFTQCHATQLAGLQHLLIICGHYEGIDQRVIDQLVDEEISIGDYVLTNGALAGLVVVDAVTRLIPGVLGNDQSAAQDSFSHGLLEFPQYTRPAEFRGWKIPEILLSGNHAAIAAWRKERSLEKTRRVRPDLLPNDGRGTESGS, encoded by the coding sequence ATGAAACCTCTCCACATCGATCTGCTGACGCTGTTCCCGGGAATTTGCACGGGCCCGATGACGCAGAGCATGATGAAACGCGCCCAGGAAAAGGGGCTTTTCACGTTTCAAGCCCACGACATTCGCGAGTGGACGACAGACAAACACCGGCTGACCGACGACGCGCCGTTTGGGGGCGGGGAGGGCATGGTGATGAAGCCCGAACCGATCTTTGCGGCGGTGGAACAGCTTCGACAGGCGAGTTCCAAAGTGATCTTGATGACGCCCAGCGGCACGCCATTTACCCAGTGCCATGCAACTCAACTCGCTGGGCTGCAACATCTTCTCATTATCTGCGGCCACTACGAGGGAATCGACCAACGGGTGATCGACCAACTGGTGGACGAGGAAATTTCCATCGGCGATTACGTGCTGACGAATGGCGCGCTGGCTGGTCTGGTCGTGGTGGACGCGGTCACGCGATTGATTCCGGGCGTGCTGGGGAATGATCAATCGGCTGCGCAGGATTCCTTCAGCCACGGCTTACTGGAATTTCCCCAATACACCCGGCCTGCGGAGTTTCGCGGATGGAAAATCCCAGAGATTCTTCTGAGCGGCAATCACGCGGCCATCGCGGCTTGGCGGAAAGAGCGGAGTCTCGAAAAGACGAGACGAGTCAGACCTGACTTGCTCCCGAACGACGGGCGGGGCACGGAAAGCGGATCCTGA